TAGCTATTTACTAGACAGGTgcaggataaagaaaataaatacataaaagttagtttagaaagaaggaaaaatgcttCTAGAAATATTGTTTTGAAATAACCATTAGACATGTAAACAATGAATTTAAGTGGAGCTATAACTAATTTGGATTCCATATCGAGATGTCAAGTGGATAAGCCGCTTTTATCCCTTGAGAAGTGACGGAACTGATATTCTGGCAACTGTAGAATAGTAATCGTTGAAGTCCAGTCGATTAACCAAGTCCTTGATGTAGTCCATTTTGCTGTGCTCTGCTACTCTTACTAACACTGAAAAGAGATTAAAGTATAATGTTActagtttgttttatatttaaaaaCTTCATATAGCCTTTTAGACTGTTTCAGAAGCTAAGAATTTTACAGTGAATTTGTAAAGAACTATGTGAACATGAAGCGAAAATAAACTTTTTGCTAAATACCACTTACCAAAGTGCAGATGCACGCACATAGCCAAAAATCaagtcaaaacaaaaatgaaagagcaTGCAGCATGTAACAAAAATTTATCAACCTATTATCAAGAAATCATGCATCCTTTAACAAAACTGATGAATTACATGCTCCATAGCTTTacattatttttaaatttatcttctttttcactttttttcatgaaaattcccccCAAAATTATATATGCACCATGCAAGTTTCAGGCAACAAGACAATAGCATTGCTGTGGATTCAAGACTAAAATTGCATTCTTCTATAATGCCAAATATAGTTATGGTGAATGTATCTTCCTCATGAATACCAGCAGTTCCGCCTCAAACTTTTAAGAGTTGTTTTCTAACATCTTCATCTACTAAACAGTATAGGCTATCTCAGACACCCACACATGCTTACAATTAGCTCTTGACTACTTCTGCAGGATGCCAAGGCAGATCTGCCTAATATCTCTCCAGCCTGGAGATAAAACCTCCATATTAGATATGGTACAATGTCACAATGCACTCTACATGGGACTCAAGTCTGGAAGATTGTCCAACTGCATTTATGATTATATGTAAACgcagcatataaatatgtatgcataattatatttatgcaaaaaagagagtgagtgcaCAACAGTATGTGCATGTGGATAACATTCACTTATCATGAAACGAATAAAATTTCACATTTTcacaaaaggggggaagaaaatgtACAATGTGCTGATCTATTTCTTAACAGATAACTAGCCTATTCAGTGATAGATATCagactattattaatattgtttactGCTACTTGAATCTATTCCAGCAGCACTTACTATTCAGTGCATTTTAGATTTAAGTAGGCCATTCGCGAGCAAGCAAAGTGACCAAAAAGATAAATCGTTTTACCTCTTGCAGTTTACTTTCCTCTTCCTGAAGCACTTCAAGGAttggaaaaatacaaaaatgatatcTAAATGATTGACAGAGAATGGTACACAACATTCAAGATGAAAAACCTTTGAGACCAATCAATCTCCAcacttaaacttttttttccctttccttttctaaaTTTTTAAAAGTAACTGGCCAAACATTTGAGAAATGTCCCATTTTCCTCAATGTACATTTCTGAGATATGATCATCCTTATTACATTCTAAGCAATCTAGTTATAAACTACAGTACATTTATAAGtaaaaaaggtaagaaaggaagaaaaatatatcagggataaagataaaagtataaTCTACAAAGTGGGACATTtactgaaaacaagaaaaacatttaGAACAagtaataaacaaattaaataaaatctgagagagagagaacagacaaaaacagagagatccCTTTTGTgttaagaaatataagaaagtaAGTGGCATAGAACAATGAACTACACTTTCTTTTTATAAGTTATTATCAAGGCAAAGATGCTTGACACAGGCTGTAAATGACTGGTTAAATAAAAAATGTCTATCATATATTTTGAATCATGATCACCAAAATGTCAACTATCAaacaattatcatcacaattatgtcAATAACCAGACAATTGTCATCGCCAACCCATCAGTTCCCCAAAATTGTCATCACTGCCATGCCAGTTATGAAAAACTTTACTAATTCATCAAATACCCAATAATTAATGCCAATCTATCAGTTATCCAACAATTATCAATCTGTCAATTATGCAATAATTATCACCAATCTGTCAATtatccaataattatcataaccagcCTGTCCATCAGTGAATAATTACCATCAGCCCATCAACCTGTCTACCAAACATCATTAACTGCATCTTTGTCTTGGTAAAAAGTGCATCAACTGAACACAGACGGAGGGTAAgtgtaaataaatacagataagttCTTGGAACAACAGGCTAACTACAAATGATCTAAAGAAGGTTGAGGGTAAATACAGATGGAAAATTTGCAATCAAAAGGGACAAAtgcacagagataaacagatattttTACACCTGGTTGAAGAATGAACCTTTTCTATCCTATACAACTCTGACTAATCTGATTAATCTTACTAATCCGTTATCATCAGGAAGCTAAACAGAAATCAGAAGTCTTTACACCTGCTTGAAGAATGGAGaaccttttatttgttttaaccattaaccatttgaaTAAATTTCTTCAATTTTTGATACTTTTTACACAATTCTACTTTTCCCCCACTTGAAACTCTAACATTCAACATCATCTCATTTCTTTCAATCACAGTTGATAACACACTAGAAAAAAGCAAAAGTTCTCTAGTAACTGTCCACCATGAGATGATGTAAtatcatctatctaccttctGTAAAAAAAAGCTAACATATTCTTACCTTTCCCTGCAAAAACATGAGAACAGTTGCACATACCATGCCTAACTTTAAAAGCTGTAAAACCAATGGCTTAATATGATGATAACGtgacatattcatattcatcaaagTTTAACCAAGATACAGATGGAGGTACATAAATACCCAAACAATTTTACAATACTTTAGTGTGTAACACTCGCAAAGACATTCACACAAGGGCATTCATTGATTTTTTCAATGTAGAGCATATTTTACAcattaagtgattttttttttcttctttttagggggagagggagggagggagggagggagggagggggagggagggagggagggagagagaaagagagagagagaggggggggggagaggagagagaggggagagtactTTTCCAATAAGTCTAAGTTTATATTCATCCTCACCTAATCCCTAACCAATCCACAGACAGTGACAAAAAGAGACACATGCAGACGTAGACGcaaatgcagacacagacacacacacacacacacacacacacacacacacacacacacacacacacacacacacacacactctctctctcactcacacacacacacacaccctctctctctctctcacacacacacacacacacacacacacacacacacacacacacacacacacacacacacacacacacacacacacacacacacacacacacactgtctttcacacacacaaacacacacacgcacacacacacacacacacacacactctctctttctctctctctcactcacacacacacacactctctctctctctcactcacacacaaacactctctcattctcacacactctctctctctctctctctctctcactgacacacacactctctctctctctctcacttacacgcacactctctcacacacacacacacacacacacacacacacacacacacacacacacacacactctctctctctctcacacacacacacacacacacacacacacactctctctctctcacacacacacacacacacacacacacacacacacactctctctctctctcattcacacacacactctctctttctctctcactctcacacacacacacacacacacacacacacacacacacacacacacacacacacacacacacacacacacacactctctctctcactctctcacacacacacacacactctctctcactctctctcacacacacacacacacacacacacacacacacacacacacacacacacacacacacacacattctctctcactctctctctctctctctttctcacacacacatacacacacacacacacacacacacaaatactatctctctcacacacacacacacacacacacacactcacgcacacacacactatctctctctctcacacacacacactcacactcacacacacacagactctctctcaaacacaaacaaacacacacacacacacacacacacatacacacatacacacacacacacacacacacacacacacacacactctctctctctcactcacacacacacatgtacattctctcactcacacacacacacacacatgtacattctctcactcacacacacacacacacatgtacattctctcactcacacacacacacacacacacactctttctctctcactcacacacacacacacacacacacacacactctaactcactcacacacacacacacacacacacacacacacacacacacacacacacacacacacacacacacacacacacacacactctctctctctctctctcacacacacacacacacacacacacacacacacacacacacacacacacacacacacacacacacacacacacacacatgcacagtatAAATATACCAGTAATAACAGCATCATAAATAGAATTTCTTATCTGAGTCAATACAATTTTCAGGAGACATACTCTAAATACTCTTTGAgaatagtaagagaaccaaagaggaAATAACTTACGTTTATGGAGGAAAGTTGCATGTTTCTGGAATTCTTTGAAGGTAGTCTGAAGAGCAGCAAAGCCTGGATGTTCAGTGATCCCAGATGCACTATCAGTATGCCACTGGTGAGATAGCAGCTGGCTTCGGAAGCGCAGCATGAGGGCAAACACGTCTCGCACAAGTTTGAGCACAACAGCACCATTTGGATTTAGGAAGCACCTGTAGGAATGTTGACATTTTCAAATAAGACTTCCttgtcattctttccttttctttcttttccccttttttgtcatGTGGAAAAGAAACTAATGAAGTAAGTGAACAAGTAAGTAAATAACAAACTAATTAAATACACAGGTAAATTTTTGGGTAAATTATGATAAGGCCAGGATATATTAGCATACACAGCTCCACACCTGGGCTCTTGGCCAGTCATGATCAGGTTGGTGAGGTTTCCCCCTAGGCAACAGGAAAAAGGTTCATACTGTGATTAGACACTATTGGCATCGGTGATTTTTTCTAAATGACGTGCTTGGATGTAACCCAGCTTGAATGGATAAATACATGAGCTATATACTGTAGGTTTCCATTTCCATTGTATACTGCTTTTTAAAAACAATTACAGAAATGTAACCTCCTCATTAACCCCCAGGCTGGCAGCATATGAAGCCCTGAAGTAGCATGCAAATTGGTCTTTTTAATGCATCATAAGTACTTTCTAGTGTTATGTTTTATATCTGTTAATAATTTTTTTAGATGATTTTCTGTAATTtgtggaaaaaaaggaaactggTGGCAAAAGTAGAGTTTCATGATATGTAAATTGTACATGATTATAACACACCTTGACGTAATGGAGTTGACATGGGAGCAGTGGAGTTCGTACAGGTCATCCAGAGAGGTGACTTTTTCACGCAACTTCTTCTCGAACCCACTCCAGCTGATTTGGTGAACCTGATATGATGAAATTGCTAGCATgaagtaattataaataaataacatggaAATAACATGAAAATTATGGAACTATGGTTTTGTAAGATCTAGCAACAAAGCAAGcactgagaaaaaagaaagaaaaagagaacaaatgaatgaaagaaaaagttcCGAGACTCGTTCCTCACTGACTAAAACTAAGAAAATCCACTGACCTGACTTATAACGTATGCTTGAACAACCAGAAGGAAGTGATGCATCTGATGTGAAAACAGACAAACTTGATGGAACTGCCTGCACTTCTTGAATCTGCCTTCTGCATCTTGGCGACCTGAGTGGAACAAGAATCATGGTATATGCATATTGCCTGCctctaatatgataatgaaaaaaaaaaaaaaaaaataaacaacatccATGCACACTTATTGAACCTTacataaaacagtaaaaaactaattatagaaatacataaagaaaaaagaaagaaagaaagaaagaaaaaataaaaataaaaatcctactTTAGAGGACAATATAAGAATAATCCTAGTTATGAAATCTAAAGCATATGCACAAATGAAAACCCCGACACTCACTGAGACTCATGGTGTGCCTGAAGAGATCATCCGCTGCCCAGATGCTGTGGTGCAACGAAGCCAAGAAAGTCCACAGGCGAGAGTAAGAGGCTAATACTGCGTTGtcgagaatgagtgtgtgtggccATCTGACGTGATACCGTAACTCAAGACAATCCAAAATACTCGCTGTGTGTAGAATTGGGAAGAATTTTATTCAAAGTAAATGCAATAAACGGCAGTACTGAAACTTACAGTACCTTAACATGTGCTTTGCTATATGACATGAAAGCCTTAATACTCAAGAGtataacaaaaaagcaacaacaatatccAACCTGCACCACATCATCGTCTTTTATCTTCACTGACTAAAATAAGAGCAGACATAATCTTGATACATCAACTGTTGGCCCTCACTAACATAAACATTTTAATCCATCTGCCAAACCTTTTAACTGCACTACTCACTCTGATGTGTAAACACTGAAGGAATGTTGGTGATTGCAAAGGAGAGGTTGTCTATAAGGGGACTGCTGCTCCAGCAAGAGTCAGCCACAGACTTCTGCAGGATGCTGTTCAACTCAGCGGGAATAAGAAGTGTCGCTGGATCCCTTGTTGTGTCAAACTGTGGAACAGAATGCTCGTTATTTTCTGAATCACCACATCTGATACACAATACAGTAGACATCCAAAAAATTCATAATAATCACATCATATCTTTACAAATGACATCtcattttctatttacttatcataaattgttgaaaaaaaaaatatatatataataataaagaaaataataataataaataaaaaaataaataaataaaataaataatcaaacagaTAAATACAAGGCAACTCTTAACACACCTTTGTGAAGAGATTTACGGTAAGTGCTCTTGCAAAATGGGCATCATGCAGCAGCAGGAGAGCACGGAGAGCTGAGAAGTGGTCAATCAGACTCTCCTGGACTAGAACTTCACTCAGGAGACTTGTGTTCACCAAGCGGCTTCTGTAGAACATAATAACATATATTAGAGCACTGTCACACATAAACAGTGTAAAAACCATTTTAGAAAATGGAAGTATAACAAATTTAAATGATCCCATTTCGGTAAAACCTAAATAGTACTGGATTTTAACATTCTGCAGTTCTCTTTCATCTCAAAACTCTACCTAACATATCCATCACAACAAATACATCAGATCTCCATCAACTAACTGTGTGGCTAAGTGAAGTCTTATGGAGCGGATGAAGTAGATGGGGAGGCAAGCCAGTTCACTGTTGGTGGGAGTCGTGAACAGTTCCTCTTTCTTTGCACTGCCGACTGTTGCCGGGTGGCCAGTCAGTGCAGTTCCAGTTATATTCAGGAGGGGGGCTTCATCTGGAGGAAATTTTTAAGAACCAGTAAAAATCTAGGATGCAAATTATGTGTCACAGAATTAAGCTAATTTATATGCATGGTGGTtactacatataaatattttgcaAGAATTTAACAATACATATTAGTATTACTTTTTAATACCATGAACTCTGTGACTCATATAACTAAAAGCTGATATcaatctttatataaaaaaagagaaggatggaacaataagaaaatagacaatgaaaatatttgaaagaaagaaaaagaaatctcacCCATAAGCTTCAGATACTCTACGCTGTACGGCTGGACCTTCGGCACGACTGAGAGCCTCCTTGCGGACAAGAGGTCATCCTCCATGGTGGTGTCAGTGTGAGGTGAGGTTGGCGACACGGCTGGTGCCTATTCGTTTAGGAAAATTATTAGCTTCAACATCATTAACATCTCAGCAGTCACCCTGAatgtataaagatagaaagaaaaacaggaaaagagaaaacaaaagaaaagaaaagaagattgaaaGTCTTACCAGTGTTGGATAAGCAGGATATATGAAACAAACTAGACTTCACAGAAATAGGGTGAACTTGAGAAAACTGAGATAAAATATGGACAGCATATTCCCAATTTGTTTGAATATCTACAACATTTCAATGACTACTTTAGATTTTAAAGGTTTACCAGATAtatctcattctttcatttttaatcatatatatcattcaaGTGCAGAAACAAAGTCCTCTGAGCTTATAATACTAATCACTGTTACCAATGAAACAATTGTGTTTGAATGCAATAACTAATGTACTATTACTTACCTCCAACCAGGTATTACAAAAAGGGTGCATCATGCATTTACAAACTCAATTGTGAATATAAAATAATCTCTTTAAATACTGgctaaaaagtagataaaaaaaagatctaATTCACTTCTGCAATTTTTAATTAcaatatgaaatgataaaaatgaataagagagcataaaatagaaaaaagaaagaaagaaaagaaaagaaaagaaagaaagaaagaaagaaaaaagaaagaaaaaaaaaaagacaaagaagagtacTTAATGCATTCTTCCATCCTGCTGGTCTTCTATGATGAAAACATTAGTTTATCTAGAAAGACAACAAAAGGAACGAAGATTTCGAAGCCAAATATATTGACTGAAAATATACTAACTGTTCAAATTTGAAAAAAggctgtgtatatatgttcagtggcaataaaaacgacaacaaagaagatcaaaacaattacaataataagcaataatagtagtagtagtagtaataataataataataataataataataataataataataataataataataataacaataataataataacgacactaaGAAAACAATATCCATACTACAGCACAATCCAAACTAAAATTTCCTTATAATGCTAATGAATATAAAAGGGAGATcaaccattcacacacacagtcgcatACATtcccacgcacacgcaaacaagaAGGAACAAAGAATGGAGCAACAGCCTCCACCTACATGTCTCCAGAGCAGTTTGTGTATGACAGCATCAGAAGCATGCCCGTAGATGCTCCTTCCGCGTTCCTTCAGTACCTCGCCACCCACCTTGATGGAGtgtagggggtggtggagggaagggagacatagGATGGTGCaagaaaggaggtagagggggagggtgggggattcAGAATTTTCTGTTTAGATTCTGGTAAActcttggtatttttttcttttttttttaataggggTTCTGGTTAGTTCTTTTCTAttcattaattatttatctatctatttatcttttcctttttgctcATTTCCAATTAGTTAGTTGCATGACATAAAGTGTAGTGACATCCAGTGCAGTGATAACTGACATCTCAAAATGAGCTTGTATCTTTGCATGCACACAATAAGCAGCCTCGATACATCTGCTTTTTGTCTTCCAAGAGCTGAGAGAAGCTATGCCCAACTAGCAATAGCACAGTGCTAATACCTGTTTTGCAAGTTAAACAACTGTACAGGATATGGGACTGGAAATAGTGAGCATGCTGTGACAGATGCAACATCTCAGGCACCCCAAGACACGTGGTCAAAGCCTTGCGCTCATGTGTAAGAGGGAGCACCAGAATACCACTCAAACCTTGTGCAGTGATTAGTGATAGTACCATTTTTTCTATAAAGCATTCATCCTTCTAACCGTAGAGATGCATAGAGCAATACAATGTCAATTCTTATATACCTTGATTAAGTGTTCCATCACAAAACTTACTTATGTAACCTAGGCACTTCCTTGTTCCACTATGATTCAGACCATATTATCCTATAGATCCTAATCCTCCTAACAAGCAATGCTACTTGAAAATTCACACTCTAACAGTGAACAAATACCAAAGCACAAAACTGACAAGAAGTACAGTGTTGTAAAATGAATCACCATAAGAGTGCATGGCAATATACCCTTCTGAATTATACAAGTCATCCTCGTTCTCTAAAATCCACCTTGGAAAGCACAATTTACTTTCAGCTCCAAGCAAATAAACAGCATTACAcagcaaataaaaacaacagctatGCTTTGTGAGGCACAAATCTCAAATCTGGATCcaagcatcattatttttttatgcttttatttcaCCCTCACAAGATGCCTGTCTTTTAAATATTTCCATATCAATACAAACATCTTCCCGTATGTTCATTAGTATATATCTTTTATCCAACTGAAATATTTTATGCCTGTTTATAGTACCAATGTGCTTTCATCACACACTATCAAACACTGGTCACCACAAATGTGTAAATCAAGAATATATTTATTAGTGTATCTTGTACTTTGTGAACACAGTGCCTTCTAGTGTGTAATCAGCATACTTATGATGCCTGGATATCAAGGAATTCATTCATGGGCCATATAAATGGAGAAGCAACAAAGCATTTGACCTTTCTTATGCAAATGGTACAAAAATTGCAAGGAGTTCCCAAGTCTTTAGTTagcatttagagaaaaaaaaattatctaataTTTTAACATCTTGTTGAGCCTTTTTTTCTGATCTGTTCATTTGCTAACCAAGCAATTATGATTAGAATGGTAATTCTTTATAGTTTACtataacaaaaagacaaaatcaaCTATTATTACAATATTCACAAATATCATATAACCCtaaatatataaattgtaaatttgattattatttccaaTTAAAGTCTTCAATCACTTTATAAAATCTGTAGCAGTCTATAAAAAATATAGTTTTTACATTTCCactcacatctatatctatacaaataagcCCTATTCAAGAGATATAAAAGATGATAACTATAAGAAGAGCAACTGTTGAAAAAGCTAAAACGAGCTTTGAAAGGTAAAATCTAAAGAAAACTATGGCTGTATTTTCAGATCCAAAATTCCATATTGAAATGATGTGTATTTTGAAATCATTTGGCATTGCAATGCACATGTTACATGAAATGACACAATATTTCCATgccaaagaaaatatatttcaatACTTGAACAATTATGGTTCTGACAATTTCTATTGATCTAAATGCCCTGTGAGGtgttacttccttctttctctttaactaGAGAAAATGTACATGGTAAGACATTGAATCTAATATGTCTTTAAAAAGTATATTAAAGTTACTGTAATAATCAGTTTCCATAGAATAATGTTTCAGACAAaattatttactctttttaaactatatatttttttgcaaaaaTTTCCTCCAGAACAAACTTTGCCATAATCATTAAGCTTTACTTCAGGATAACAGAAATCAGTAATATGATCTTTTCACTTCCAGATTAATTTTGAGTGTCAGAAATGGAACATTCTATATTACCAAACAAAAATTCAAGTCATGGATTTACCTTAGTTTTGTAGCACAGTGAAATTACACTTAGAACACTGGAACTTTGctacaaaaaataatcaaatccaTGACTGTATTTTCTTGGTGGTTACATCTGATATAGAATGTCGTAAACACCCTAAAATGTAACATGTCCATATGCAATGTTCTGACAACATGGTTTATAAAATACAATCATCTATCCCTAGGGGAAGAAGCCATCAAAACAGAAGAAATTCCAAAAACATACCTGATCTATTAGGACTGGCCTTTCTTCATCAGGTGTAGTGAAGGCAGTTGACCCAGAGGTCTGTCTGTCATACGATAAGCAGGATTTGTAACTAGCTGTGCTGGCTCCTGAAACCTGCCGCTCGTAGGCTATTGCTGCTCTCGAATTTCTGCTTGTGCTTTCTCTGCCGATTCCATATTCTGACTCCTGGACACGCTTCTTGTTTTCCATTGCTGCAGACGATGTTACAGCTTTAGATTTTAAGAGATTCATTGTGTTCCTGTTTGTGGTGCTGGACTGAAATTCCTCACTAAGAACTTTACGTTTGATGGCCGCTGCCTCTGCACACGTTTCCCGATATCTAGCAAATGCTTCATTGAGATTAGGAACATTGCCATTGCTTTCATCTTCACTTCCCATAATGGTTTTCTCCTGCGGTGTACATTCCTGACCCGAGTCAACAGTAGACGCCACTGCACATGCTTCTTGGCTATTGGCATTTGCATCATCCTGAACTGTGACTAATTCTGAAGTAAAACCTTTATCAACATTTGCATTTAAATCATCTGGACCtgtattgccattttcatcaccatccttTACCTTATCGCCAGCTGTTCGAGTCAGGACAAAATTAGCATTGCCATCCCCTGGCCTTTGTGTTTCTCGTACTCTGATGCCATACTCTTCATTCAGGACCCTCTGGCGAATCTCTGCTGCTGTTAGATTTCCATTGTCTACTTGCAACTCACTAACCAACTCTCTGGTAACTGTTTCATTACCACTAGAATGCAACAAACTCTGAGCTCCGACCAGATCGGTACTAACAATGCCAAACTCTTCCTCCAAGACTTTCTTCTTGATGGCAGAGGCTTCAGTTTGGTTACAAACATTAGAGAAGTCTGAGTGCACAGGGAATCTGTCTCTTGCAGGGAGTTGGGTCTGCTCTTTGCTGTGAATAATAGATCCAATGGAGCTCTTCATGTATGCACGGGACACCCTGCTATCTGCCACATTTCTATCATAGTTAATATTCTTTGTTGAGTCAACCTCCAGTTCTGGCAGATTTTCATCATGGGGAGTGTCCACAATGTCAGATGAGGTGCTCATGAGGGAAGTAGTCATGTCATATGCTGATACTGATTCCTCCGTTGGACTCGGCTCAATGCAGTCACTCCGAAGAGGGTCTGGACTCAGGTGATCAATAGATTTAGTATCAGAAGGGGTATCCAGCTTTTTCACCAAAGGTAGCAGTCTCTCAGTCGTGACATCTGAGgtatcatcttcctcttcgtcctcctggCTGGCTTTCTTTGCTTCATCCTCTAGCTGTGGAGACCATTTGAAGTTGACAATGAACTTCTTGCGGGATTCACCCAGGAGACAGCGTTGCAATTTCCACTGTGAAAGGACCTCTCTACGCTCTGCTGCCTGCATCAGCTTTTGATAATACATTTCAATTTCAGCTCTGAAACAGGAAGAAATAAACCAATAACAATTTGTAGATAAAAATAGATCTTGCAAGATCAAATGCATTGATGTC
This portion of the Penaeus vannamei isolate JL-2024 chromosome 11, ASM4276789v1, whole genome shotgun sequence genome encodes:
- the LOC113816982 gene encoding gamma-tubulin complex component 6; translated protein: MILPTCEGGGVGRVVPHPSSSKGKGSRSSSAFQDVSPEDILKNLEKAGGPKDARKGGPGGGGGGGGGPRGSQPATESPLALVKELVDTFGRPPEEDFYIRDKALLVAQQGRLKRMVFSTLLAHRKDYDLDSEGGANDSKAKRSITKVTEVEQLIWLTYVLRQQRRFDDANSLDACLQTLKEEGHLEANSDIRNVLRFLVALAGCGEVDERPIEIPSQIAPPLSCECYRGVLIWISVIICIEQGNQGSFNFHPVCFITTPLLSYKDERVTLLNDVEQLLVQKRPTFLPTGPLHYGDTFLHSAEHGRFYMHFPAELFSPASIELMKERTPVSPMSVDSMLGLCNALPGTGVSPLLLQENQFEAFGKAMGAMLQERSGELTPDAVLTLPELPSNPHGYCYFGHIPKSLPSPSSSAVGSDEGYASSRASSRHCPEEEKGDIWEAVLEGPPLTSRRTWENLGHPATTKEKLFLTETGTETSHRVWVVYQQLWGSFGAAHYVPSLQVCSEEKLCQDLLHLMVGLPSLNFPWHQETKSFGIREGLCCPGITPEPLRLSLVQFAECGSFVRRLEAVCTPPAMYTRQVHIQGLVFRAFTTAVSNFLQMYRGMVLSLVGGKHLLQLQQKAQNLVKKVKFVAELCHISPVLEIIQNSSMRTRTNGKGAGPESSANTSLKSHDSSSVSQIQISTGKLPRGLSLIGELHSRLMVTKDRECSLLLVSILKATCVPFFRYLEEWVYEGLCSDPGLEFMIDVDGRSLLKRDRSYWTHGYTLRDLSDVPPFLREVLQEAYTCGKALNLLKLCSPKHHLVAAGGVKHPSFQLCISSKEMETMRSQCENYAAHMDYLAAKNQVTARQREEQLREEKKRLLAISAREHAAVIKEIEKRMNNIRQLEIERKRARFKELKEEAQKAEERKMEEKAKEIELEKKIALEAEEVEKEKKQREEKLKAEIEMYYQKLMQAAERREVLSQWKLQRCLLGESRKKFIVNFKWSPQLEDEAKKASQEDEEEDDTSDVTTERLLPLVKKLDTPSDTKSIDHLSPDPLRSDCIEPSPTEESVSAYDMTTSLMSTSSDIVDTPHDENLPELEVDSTKNINYDRNVADSRVSRAYMKSSIGSIIHSKEQTQLPARDRFPVHSDFSNVCNQTEASAIKKKVLEEEFGIVSTDLVGAQSLLHSSGNETVTRELVSELQVDNGNLTAAEIRQRVLNEEYGIRVRETQRPGDGNANFVLTRTAGDKVKDGDENGNTGPDDLNANVDKGFTSELVTVQDDANANSQEACAVASTVDSGQECTPQEKTIMGSEDESNGNVPNLNEAFARYRETCAEAAAIKRKVLSEEFQSSTTNRNTMNLLKSKAVTSSAAMENKKRVQESEYGIGRESTSRNSRAAIAYERQVSGASTASYKSCLSYDRQTSGSTAFTTPDEERPVLIDQVGGEVLKERGRSIYGHASDAVIHKLLWRHAPAVSPTSPHTDTTMEDDLLSARRLSVVPKVQPYSVEYLKLMDEAPLLNITGTALTGHPATVGSAKKEELFTTPTNSELACLPIYFIRSIRLHLATQSRLVNTSLLSEVLVQESLIDHFSALRALLLLHDAHFARALTVNLFTKFDTTRDPATLLIPAELNSILQKSVADSCWSSSPLIDNLSFAITNIPSVFTHQTSILDCLELRYHVRWPHTLILDNAVLASYSRLWTFLASLHHSIWAADDLFRHTMSLSRQDAEGRFKKCRQFHQVCLFSHQMHHFLLVVQAYVISQVHQISWSGFEKKLREKVTSLDDLYELHCSHVNSITSRCFLNPNGAVVLKLVRDVFALMLRFRSQLLSHQWHTDSASGITEHPGFAALQTTFKEFQKHATFLHKLLVRVAEHSKMDYIKDLVNRLDFNDYYSTVARISVPSLLKG